In Nasonia vitripennis strain AsymCx chromosome 2, Nvit_psr_1.1, whole genome shotgun sequence, a genomic segment contains:
- the LOC100679884 gene encoding protein hairless isoform X1, which translates to MREKSSECHTQASHVRAMTEMCSREPPPAVLQHHHPALGSSKANGKNPTSPPVQQQQHHNHAAHHSQSSPRPSSLVASPASTPSGHEDDASNGASNAAPGNSNNHLPTPGGRLKFFKDGKFILELSHRRDGERTTWFPVPKKTFWPPANVTPSRQESSASLSVSDDNSSIQSSPWQRDHCWKQTSPRRNISTEFNFYYRRNPKTRLSAHPRLIARKRRQPLDTCSSLTQLQESLANHQQQKQPQPQSSTATLANARKLNGAAAAAVPPNKSLSIIIDKLARLLDPNVVSPRKRILRELERVSLEDQASKRRATPPQPANTPQQSNETPAPVSKQLSSYSITSILGEDKPSAENEPGFLRNLLKPQERRHPPQPSQHSPQHSRSPQHHPHSPQQHPHSPQHHPHSPQHQPVYPRSTSRLDPAVAAAYLSPNAAASSIHQPLYGLPMMPPTGYRAPPFCWMHYSQPVHYAPPMPLYAAPPQPPHHTPSPSPPAHRYKDYREQTLTPPSDMPLNLSKHAG; encoded by the exons ATGCGCGAGAAGTCTTCGGAATGTCATACCCAGGCGAGTCACGTGAGGGCGATGACAGAGATGTGCTCCCGCGAGCCGCCGCCGGCAGTGCTCCAGCATCATCACCCGGCCCTCGGCAGCAGCAAGGCCAACGGCAAGAACCCGACCAGTCCACCCGttcagcagcaacagcatcatAACCACGCAGCGCATCACTCGCAGTCGTCGCCGAGGCCCAGCAGCCTCGTGGCATCGCCTGCCTCGACGCCCAGCGGCCACGAGGACGACGCCAGCAACGGCGCGAGTAACGCTGCACCCGGTAACTCGAACAATCATCTACCCACTCCCGGGGGTAGACTGAAGTTTTTCAAGGATGGCAAGTTCATTTTGGAGCTGTCGCATCGTAGGGACGGCGAGAGGACCACCTGGTTCCCCGTACCCAAGAAGACCTTCTGGCCACCGGCCAATGTCACGCCCAGCAGACAGGAGAGCTCGGCCTCCCTCAGTG TATCGGACGATAATTCGTCGATCCAGTCGAGTCCGTGGCAGCGCGACCACTGCTGGAAGCAAACCAGCCCCAGGCGCAATATCTCGACTGAGTTCAACTTTTACTACAGGCGCAATCCTAAGACACGACTGAGCGCACATCCGAGACTGATAGCCCGCAAGAGGCGGCAACCGCTCGATACATGTTCCTCGCTGACGCAGCTGCAGGAATCACTCGCGAATCACCAGCAGCAAAAGCAGCCTCAGCCCCAGTCGTCGACGGCGACGTTGGCAAACGCTCGAAAGCTCAACGGCGCCGCGGCCGCCGCCGTGCCGCCCAACAAGAGTCTGAGCATCATCATCGATAAGCTCGCGCGACTCCTCGACCCGAACGTCGTCTCGCCTCGCAAGCGCATACTACGCGAGCTCGAACGTGTAAGCCTCGAGGATCAAGCTTCTAAGCGGAGAGCTACGCCGCCGCAGCCCGCCAACACACCG CAGCAATCAAACGAGACACCAGCTCCGGTATCAAAGCAGCTGTCTTCGTACAGCATAACGAGTATCCTCGGCGAAGACAAACCGAGTGCTGAGAATGAGCCAGGCTTCCTACGCAATTTGCTAAAGCCTCAGGAACGTCGCCATCCTCCACAACCATCACAACACTCGCCTCAACACTCGCGTTCGCCACAGCATCACCCGCACTCGCCTCAGCAACACCCGCACTCGCCTCAGCATCATCCGCACTCGCCGCAGCACCAGCCGGTCTATCCACGCTCGACGAGCCGGCTAGACCCGGCTGTAGCTGCGGCCTACCTCAGTCCCAACGCAGCGGCCTCGTCGATCCACCAGCCGTTGTATGGACTGCCAATGATGCCGCCCACGGGCTACAGGGCGCCACCCTTCTGCTGGATGCACTACTCCCAGCCAGTGCATTATGCGCCACCGATGCCGCTTTATGCGGCGCCGCCGCAACCGCCTCACCATACGCCCTCACCCTCGCCGCCCGCGCATCGTTATAAGGACTATAGGGAGCAGACTCTTACACCACCCTCGG ATATGCCTCTGAACTTGTCCAAGCACGCGGGTTGA
- the LOC100679884 gene encoding protein hairless isoform X2 yields the protein MREKSSECHTQASHVRAMTEMCSREPPPAVLQHHHPALGSSKANGKNPTSPPVQQQQHHNHAAHHSQSSPRPSSLVASPASTPSGHEDDASNGASNAAPGNSNNHLPTPGGRLKFFKDGKFILELSHRRDGERTTWFPVPKKTFWPPANVTPSRQESSASLSVSDDNSSIQSSPWQRDHCWKQTSPRRNISTEFNFYYRRNPKTRLSAHPRLIARKRRQPLDTCSSLTQLQESLANHQQQKQPQPQSSTATLANARKLNGAAAAAVPPNKSLSIIIDKLARLLDPNVVSPRKRILRELERVSLEDQASKRRATPPQPANTPQSNETPAPVSKQLSSYSITSILGEDKPSAENEPGFLRNLLKPQERRHPPQPSQHSPQHSRSPQHHPHSPQQHPHSPQHHPHSPQHQPVYPRSTSRLDPAVAAAYLSPNAAASSIHQPLYGLPMMPPTGYRAPPFCWMHYSQPVHYAPPMPLYAAPPQPPHHTPSPSPPAHRYKDYREQTLTPPSDMPLNLSKHAG from the exons ATGCGCGAGAAGTCTTCGGAATGTCATACCCAGGCGAGTCACGTGAGGGCGATGACAGAGATGTGCTCCCGCGAGCCGCCGCCGGCAGTGCTCCAGCATCATCACCCGGCCCTCGGCAGCAGCAAGGCCAACGGCAAGAACCCGACCAGTCCACCCGttcagcagcaacagcatcatAACCACGCAGCGCATCACTCGCAGTCGTCGCCGAGGCCCAGCAGCCTCGTGGCATCGCCTGCCTCGACGCCCAGCGGCCACGAGGACGACGCCAGCAACGGCGCGAGTAACGCTGCACCCGGTAACTCGAACAATCATCTACCCACTCCCGGGGGTAGACTGAAGTTTTTCAAGGATGGCAAGTTCATTTTGGAGCTGTCGCATCGTAGGGACGGCGAGAGGACCACCTGGTTCCCCGTACCCAAGAAGACCTTCTGGCCACCGGCCAATGTCACGCCCAGCAGACAGGAGAGCTCGGCCTCCCTCAGTG TATCGGACGATAATTCGTCGATCCAGTCGAGTCCGTGGCAGCGCGACCACTGCTGGAAGCAAACCAGCCCCAGGCGCAATATCTCGACTGAGTTCAACTTTTACTACAGGCGCAATCCTAAGACACGACTGAGCGCACATCCGAGACTGATAGCCCGCAAGAGGCGGCAACCGCTCGATACATGTTCCTCGCTGACGCAGCTGCAGGAATCACTCGCGAATCACCAGCAGCAAAAGCAGCCTCAGCCCCAGTCGTCGACGGCGACGTTGGCAAACGCTCGAAAGCTCAACGGCGCCGCGGCCGCCGCCGTGCCGCCCAACAAGAGTCTGAGCATCATCATCGATAAGCTCGCGCGACTCCTCGACCCGAACGTCGTCTCGCCTCGCAAGCGCATACTACGCGAGCTCGAACGTGTAAGCCTCGAGGATCAAGCTTCTAAGCGGAGAGCTACGCCGCCGCAGCCCGCCAACACACCG CAATCAAACGAGACACCAGCTCCGGTATCAAAGCAGCTGTCTTCGTACAGCATAACGAGTATCCTCGGCGAAGACAAACCGAGTGCTGAGAATGAGCCAGGCTTCCTACGCAATTTGCTAAAGCCTCAGGAACGTCGCCATCCTCCACAACCATCACAACACTCGCCTCAACACTCGCGTTCGCCACAGCATCACCCGCACTCGCCTCAGCAACACCCGCACTCGCCTCAGCATCATCCGCACTCGCCGCAGCACCAGCCGGTCTATCCACGCTCGACGAGCCGGCTAGACCCGGCTGTAGCTGCGGCCTACCTCAGTCCCAACGCAGCGGCCTCGTCGATCCACCAGCCGTTGTATGGACTGCCAATGATGCCGCCCACGGGCTACAGGGCGCCACCCTTCTGCTGGATGCACTACTCCCAGCCAGTGCATTATGCGCCACCGATGCCGCTTTATGCGGCGCCGCCGCAACCGCCTCACCATACGCCCTCACCCTCGCCGCCCGCGCATCGTTATAAGGACTATAGGGAGCAGACTCTTACACCACCCTCGG ATATGCCTCTGAACTTGTCCAAGCACGCGGGTTGA